In one Agrobacterium tumefaciens genomic region, the following are encoded:
- the rplX gene encoding 50S ribosomal protein L24, protein MQKIRKGDKVVVLTGKDKGRTGEVIQVMPKEDRAVVRGVNMVKRHQRQTQAQEAGIINKEASLHISNIAIVDKDGKPTRVGFSVVDGKKVRVAKRSGEVIDG, encoded by the coding sequence ATGCAGAAAATTCGTAAAGGCGACAAGGTTGTCGTATTGACCGGTAAGGACAAGGGCCGTACCGGCGAAGTAATCCAGGTGATGCCGAAGGAAGACCGTGCCGTTGTGCGTGGCGTAAACATGGTGAAGCGTCACCAGCGCCAGACCCAGGCCCAGGAAGCCGGCATCATCAACAAGGAAGCATCCTTGCACATCTCCAACATCGCCATCGTCGACAAGGATGGCAAGCCGACCCGCGTTGGCTTCTCGGTTGTGGATGGCAAGAAGGTCCGCGTGGCCAAGCGTTCGGGAGAAGTGATCGATGGCTGA
- the rpsH gene encoding 30S ribosomal protein S8 codes for MTMTDPLGDMLTRIRNGAARRKSSVSTPASSLRARVLDVLQSEGYIRGYSKVDFENGKSEFTIELKYYEGASVIREIGRVSKPGRRVYVSVKSIPQVANGLGITILSTPKGVMADHQAREQNVGGEVLCSVF; via the coding sequence ATGACCATGACTGATCCTTTGGGTGATATGCTCACCCGCATCCGCAATGGTGCTGCTCGCCGCAAGTCGTCGGTAAGCACGCCCGCTTCCAGCCTGCGCGCACGCGTTCTCGACGTGCTGCAGTCTGAGGGCTACATTCGCGGTTATTCCAAGGTCGATTTCGAAAACGGCAAGTCCGAATTCACCATCGAGCTGAAGTACTACGAAGGCGCATCCGTGATCCGTGAGATCGGCCGCGTTTCCAAGCCGGGCCGCCGGGTTTATGTCTCGGTAAAGTCCATTCCGCAGGTCGCGAACGGCCTCGGCATCACCATCCTTTCGACTCCGAAGGGCGTGATGGCCGATCACCAGGCTCGCGAACAGAACGTTGGTGGCGAGGTTCTTTGCTCGGTCTTCTAA
- the rpsN gene encoding 30S ribosomal protein S14 yields the protein MAKTSAVEKNKRRRKSVAQQATKRAALKAIVMNQSLPIEDRFKATLKLASLPRDGSKTRIRNRCEVTGRPRAFYRKLKMSRIALRELGNSGKVPGIVKSSW from the coding sequence ATGGCGAAAACAAGCGCAGTTGAAAAGAACAAGCGCCGCCGCAAGTCGGTCGCCCAGCAGGCCACCAAGCGCGCTGCACTGAAGGCGATCGTGATGAACCAGTCCCTTCCGATCGAAGACCGGTTCAAGGCCACTCTGAAGCTCGCTTCGCTGCCGCGTGACGGCTCGAAGACGCGTATCCGCAACCGCTGCGAAGTAACGGGCCGTCCGCGCGCGTTCTATCGCAAGCTCAAGATGTCGCGTATCGCGCTTCGTGAGCTGGGCAATTCCGGCAAGGTGCCGGGCATTGTCAAGTCGAGCTGGTAA
- the rplD gene encoding 50S ribosomal protein L4 — translation MELNVKTLEGKDAGKVSLSDEIFGLDPRQDILARMVRWQLAKKQQGTHKSKNRSEVSRTGAKMYKQKGTGRARHHSARAPQFRGGGKAHGPVVRSHAHDLPKKVRALALRHALSAKLKAEELIIVDQLVASEAKTKALLGSFASLGLTNALVIGGAELDGNFKLAAQNIPNVDVLPVQGINVYDILRRGKLVLSKAAVEALEERFK, via the coding sequence ATGGAATTGAACGTCAAGACCCTCGAGGGAAAAGACGCCGGCAAGGTTTCTCTGTCGGATGAGATCTTCGGCCTCGACCCCCGCCAGGACATCCTGGCCCGCATGGTTCGCTGGCAGCTTGCAAAGAAGCAGCAGGGAACCCACAAGTCCAAGAACCGGTCGGAAGTTTCCCGCACCGGCGCGAAGATGTACAAGCAGAAGGGTACGGGCCGCGCTCGTCACCATTCGGCTCGCGCACCGCAGTTCCGCGGCGGCGGCAAGGCCCACGGCCCGGTCGTTCGCAGCCACGCCCACGACCTTCCCAAGAAGGTTCGCGCGCTCGCTCTGCGTCACGCTTTGTCTGCAAAGCTGAAGGCTGAAGAACTGATCATCGTCGATCAGCTCGTTGCGTCCGAAGCAAAGACCAAGGCTCTGCTGGGCAGCTTCGCTTCGCTTGGCCTGACCAACGCTCTCGTTATCGGTGGCGCTGAACTTGATGGCAACTTCAAGCTCGCAGCCCAGAACATCCCGAATGTGGACGTTCTGCCGGTACAGGGCATCAATGTTTACGACATCCTGCGCCGTGGCAAGCTGGTGCTTTCCAAGGCTGCTGTAGAGGCTCTGGAGGAGCGGTTCAAATGA
- the rplE gene encoding 50S ribosomal protein L5, with protein sequence MADKYEPRLKTEYVSRIRGAMQEKFSYANVMMIPKLEKIVINMGVGEATADSKKPTIAAGDLAAIAGQKPVVTRARNSIAGFKVREGMPIGAKVTLRGARMYEFLDRLVNIALPRVRDFRGLNPKSFDGRGNFAMGIKEHIVFPEINYDKVDQMWGMDIIVCTTATSDDEARALLTEFNFPFRH encoded by the coding sequence ATGGCTGATAAGTACGAGCCGCGTCTCAAGACGGAATACGTTTCCCGTATCCGTGGCGCCATGCAGGAGAAGTTCTCCTACGCCAACGTGATGATGATCCCGAAGCTTGAAAAGATCGTGATCAACATGGGTGTTGGCGAAGCGACTGCCGATTCCAAGAAGCCCACCATTGCTGCCGGCGATCTGGCTGCAATTGCTGGCCAGAAGCCGGTCGTTACCCGCGCTCGCAACTCGATCGCAGGTTTCAAGGTACGTGAAGGCATGCCGATCGGTGCGAAGGTTACCCTTCGTGGCGCCCGCATGTACGAATTCCTTGATCGTCTGGTCAACATCGCGCTGCCGCGCGTTCGCGACTTCCGGGGTCTGAACCCCAAGAGCTTTGACGGCCGTGGCAACTTCGCCATGGGCATCAAGGAACACATTGTGTTCCCTGAGATCAACTACGATAAGGTTGATCAGATGTGGGGCATGGACATCATCGTTTGCACGACGGCGACGTCGGACGACGAAGCTCGGGCTCTGCTTACAGAGTTCAACTTCCCGTTCCGTCACTAA
- the rpsC gene encoding 30S ribosomal protein S3 gives MGQKINPIGFRLGINRTWDSRWYADTAEYGKLLHEDLKIRAYLIKELKQAGIAKVVIERPHKKCRVTIHSARPGLIIGKKGADIEKLRKKLSEMTDSETHLNIVEVRKPEIDATLVAQSIAQQLERRVAFRRAMKRAVQSAMRLGAEGIKITCGGRLGGAEIARTEWYREGRVPLHTLRADIDYGTAEAETAFGICGIKVWIFKGEILEHDPMASERRGLEGDAQGPASRERGDRPDRRRENA, from the coding sequence ATGGGTCAGAAAATCAATCCGATCGGCTTCCGCCTCGGCATCAACCGTACCTGGGATAGCCGCTGGTACGCTGACACTGCCGAATACGGCAAGCTTCTGCATGAAGACCTGAAGATCCGGGCTTACCTGATCAAGGAACTCAAGCAGGCCGGTATCGCCAAGGTGGTCATCGAGCGTCCGCACAAGAAGTGCCGCGTCACGATCCACTCGGCTCGTCCGGGTCTGATCATCGGCAAGAAGGGCGCGGACATCGAGAAGCTTCGCAAGAAGCTTTCCGAGATGACCGACTCCGAAACGCACCTCAACATCGTTGAAGTGCGCAAGCCGGAAATCGACGCGACGCTGGTTGCCCAGTCGATCGCTCAGCAGCTCGAGCGCCGCGTGGCTTTCCGCCGTGCGATGAAGCGTGCTGTTCAGTCCGCAATGCGTCTTGGCGCCGAAGGCATCAAGATCACCTGCGGCGGCCGTCTCGGCGGTGCTGAAATCGCTCGTACCGAATGGTACCGCGAAGGCCGCGTTCCGCTGCACACGCTGCGTGCGGACATCGATTACGGCACGGCAGAAGCTGAAACCGCATTCGGCATCTGCGGCATCAAGGTCTGGATCTTCAAGGGCGAAATCCTTGAGCACGATCCGATGGCTTCTGAGCGTCGCGGTCTCGAAGGCGACGCACAGGGCCCTGCAAGCCGTGAGCGTGGCGATCGTCCCGATCGTCGTCGCGAAAACGCTTGA
- the rplN gene encoding 50S ribosomal protein L14 has product MIQMQTNLDVADNSGARRVMCIKVLGGSKRKYASVGDIIVVSIKEAIPRGRVKKGDVMKAVVVRTAKDIRRADGSVIRFDNNAAVLIDNKKEPIGTRIFGPVPRELRAKNHMKIISLAPEVL; this is encoded by the coding sequence ATGATTCAGATGCAAACAAACCTCGACGTGGCGGATAATTCCGGCGCACGTCGTGTCATGTGCATCAAGGTGCTGGGCGGCTCGAAGCGCAAATATGCTTCTGTTGGCGACATCATTGTCGTTTCCATCAAGGAAGCTATTCCGCGCGGCCGCGTCAAGAAGGGCGACGTGATGAAGGCGGTTGTCGTTCGCACCGCCAAGGACATCCGCCGCGCTGACGGCAGCGTCATCCGTTTCGATAACAACGCAGCCGTTCTTATCGACAACAAGAAAGAGCCCATCGGCACCCGTATCTTCGGACCGGTTCCGCGCGAACTTCGCGCCAAGAACCACATGAAGATCATCTCGCTGGCTCCGGAAGTACTGTAA
- the rpmC gene encoding 50S ribosomal protein L29, translating to MKADEVRGLSADQLKDKLADLKKEQFNLRFQKATGQLEKSSRINEVRKDIARVKTIARQKAAEAKA from the coding sequence ATGAAAGCCGATGAAGTTCGCGGCCTCAGCGCCGATCAGCTCAAGGACAAGCTCGCCGATCTGAAGAAGGAGCAGTTCAACCTGCGCTTCCAGAAGGCAACTGGTCAGCTGGAGAAGTCCTCGCGCATCAACGAAGTCCGCAAGGACATCGCCCGCGTTAAAACCATTGCCCGCCAGAAGGCGGCAGAAGCCAAGGCCTAA
- a CDS encoding 50S ribosomal protein L23, which produces MTDLRHYDVIVSPSITEKSTLVSEQNQVVFNVAKSASKPEIKAAVEALFGVKVTAVNTLIRKGKTRRFRGFAGKLKDVKKAVVTLAEGQSIDVSTGL; this is translated from the coding sequence ATGACGGATCTTCGCCACTACGATGTGATCGTATCTCCTTCGATCACGGAAAAGTCGACGCTGGTATCCGAACAGAACCAGGTCGTATTCAACGTCGCCAAGAGCGCTTCCAAGCCTGAAATCAAGGCTGCCGTGGAAGCTCTCTTCGGTGTCAAAGTCACGGCTGTGAACACGCTTATCCGCAAGGGTAAGACCCGTCGTTTCCGTGGGTTCGCCGGTAAGCTTAAGGACGTCAAGAAAGCCGTCGTTACGCTCGCCGAAGGTCAATCCATCGACGTGTCCACCGGACTCTAA
- the fusA gene encoding elongation factor G encodes MAREYKIEDYRNFGIMAHIDAGKTTTTERILYYTGKSHKIGEVHDGAATMDWMEQEQERGITITSAATTTFWKGRDGKMRRFNIIDTPGHVDFTIEVERSLRVLDGAIALLDANAGVEPQTETVWRQAEKYHVPRMIFCNKMDKTGADFYRSVEMIKTRLGAIAVVMQLPIGAETEFKGVIDLIEMNALIWRDESLGAQWDVVEIPDDMKAKADEYREKLIETVVEIDEEAMEDYLNGIMPDNDKIRALVRRGTIDVKFHPMFCGTAFKNKGVQPLLDAVVDYLPSPLDIPAIKGIDFKTEAEIERHADDSEPLSMLAFKIMNDPFVGSLTFARIYSGKLEKGTSVINTVKDKRERVGRMLQMHSNSREDIEEAFAGDIVALAGLKETTTGDTLCDPLKPVILERMEFPEPVIQIAIEPKTKGDQEKMGLALNRLAAEDPSFRVKTDEESGQTIIAGMGELHLDILVDRMRREFKVEATVGAPQVAYRETITRQHEEDYTHKKQSGGTGQFARVKIIFEPNPEGEDFKFESKIVGGAVPKEYIPGVQKGIESVLSSGPLAGFPMLGVKATLIDGAFHDVDSSVLAFEIASRACFREAAKKAGAQLLEPMMKVEVVTPEDYVGDVIGDLNSRRGQIQGQESRGIAVVINAHVPLANMFKYVDNLRSMSQGRAQYSMTFDHYSPVPSNVAQEIQAKYSGQK; translated from the coding sequence ATGGCTCGCGAATATAAAATCGAAGACTACCGCAATTTCGGTATCATGGCGCATATCGACGCCGGCAAGACGACGACCACCGAGCGTATCCTTTATTACACCGGTAAGTCGCACAAGATCGGCGAAGTTCACGATGGCGCTGCCACGATGGACTGGATGGAGCAGGAGCAGGAGCGTGGTATCACCATCACCTCCGCAGCCACCACGACCTTCTGGAAGGGTCGCGACGGCAAGATGCGCCGCTTCAACATCATCGACACCCCCGGCCACGTCGACTTCACCATTGAAGTCGAGCGTTCGCTGCGCGTTCTCGACGGCGCCATCGCGCTGCTCGACGCCAACGCCGGTGTTGAGCCGCAGACGGAAACCGTCTGGCGCCAGGCCGAGAAGTATCATGTTCCGCGCATGATCTTCTGCAACAAGATGGACAAGACCGGTGCTGACTTCTACCGCTCGGTAGAAATGATCAAGACCCGTCTCGGCGCAATCGCCGTTGTCATGCAGCTGCCGATCGGCGCTGAGACCGAGTTCAAGGGCGTTATCGACCTGATCGAGATGAACGCACTCATCTGGCGCGACGAATCGCTCGGCGCTCAGTGGGACGTCGTCGAAATCCCTGATGACATGAAGGCCAAGGCTGACGAATATCGCGAAAAGCTGATCGAGACCGTTGTCGAGATCGACGAAGAAGCGATGGAAGACTACCTGAACGGCATCATGCCCGACAACGACAAGATCCGTGCGCTCGTTCGCCGCGGCACCATCGACGTGAAGTTCCACCCGATGTTCTGCGGTACCGCGTTCAAGAACAAGGGCGTTCAGCCGCTTCTCGACGCCGTCGTCGACTACCTGCCTTCTCCGCTGGACATTCCGGCGATCAAGGGCATCGACTTCAAGACCGAAGCCGAAATCGAACGTCATGCCGACGACAGCGAGCCGCTTTCCATGCTCGCGTTCAAGATCATGAACGACCCCTTCGTCGGTTCGCTGACCTTCGCACGTATCTACTCGGGCAAGCTCGAAAAGGGTACGTCTGTCATCAACACGGTCAAGGACAAGCGCGAGCGCGTCGGCCGTATGCTGCAGATGCACTCCAACAGCCGTGAAGACATCGAAGAAGCCTTCGCAGGCGACATCGTTGCTCTGGCTGGCCTCAAGGAAACCACCACTGGCGATACGCTCTGCGATCCGCTGAAGCCGGTTATCCTCGAGCGCATGGAATTCCCCGAGCCGGTCATCCAGATCGCGATCGAGCCGAAGACCAAGGGCGACCAGGAAAAGATGGGCCTCGCGCTCAACCGTCTGGCTGCTGAAGATCCTTCGTTCCGCGTCAAGACCGACGAAGAGTCCGGTCAGACGATCATCGCGGGCATGGGCGAACTTCACCTCGACATTCTCGTTGACCGTATGCGTCGCGAGTTCAAGGTTGAAGCAACCGTCGGCGCTCCGCAGGTTGCCTATCGCGAAACCATCACGCGTCAGCACGAAGAAGACTACACGCACAAGAAGCAGTCCGGTGGTACCGGTCAGTTCGCTCGCGTGAAGATCATCTTCGAACCGAACCCCGAAGGCGAAGACTTCAAGTTCGAATCCAAGATCGTCGGCGGTGCTGTTCCGAAGGAATACATCCCGGGCGTTCAGAAGGGTATCGAAAGCGTCCTGTCTTCCGGTCCGCTCGCTGGCTTCCCGATGCTCGGCGTCAAGGCGACCCTGATCGACGGTGCATTCCACGACGTCGACTCGTCGGTTCTCGCCTTCGAAATCGCATCGCGTGCCTGCTTCCGTGAAGCAGCGAAGAAGGCTGGTGCACAGCTTCTCGAGCCGATGATGAAGGTCGAAGTCGTTACGCCGGAAGATTACGTCGGTGACGTTATCGGTGACCTCAATTCCCGCCGTGGTCAGATCCAGGGTCAGGAAAGCCGTGGTATCGCCGTTGTCATCAACGCGCATGTTCCGCTCGCGAACATGTTCAAGTACGTCGACAACCTGCGTTCCATGTCGCAGGGCCGCGCTCAGTACTCGATGACGTTCGATCACTATTCGCCGGTTCCGTCGAACGTGGCGCAGGAAATCCAGGCTAAGTACTCCGGTCAGAAGTGA
- the rplV gene encoding 50S ribosomal protein L22 → MAKAKTERRLKDNEAQAIARTLRVSPQKLNLVAALIRGKKVDRALAELEFSRKRIAGTVKKTLESAIANAENNHDLDVDALVVAEAYVGKSITMKRFHARGRGRASRIEKPFSHLTIVVREVEEKGEAA, encoded by the coding sequence ATGGCGAAGGCTAAGACCGAACGCCGGCTGAAGGACAATGAGGCTCAGGCCATTGCCCGTACGCTCCGCGTCAGCCCCCAGAAACTGAACCTGGTTGCCGCTCTTATCCGTGGCAAGAAGGTTGATCGCGCTCTCGCCGAGCTCGAATTCTCCCGCAAGCGCATCGCAGGCACCGTCAAGAAGACGCTCGAATCTGCGATTGCCAATGCGGAAAACAACCATGACCTCGACGTCGACGCTCTCGTCGTCGCCGAGGCCTATGTTGGCAAGTCCATCACCATGAAGCGTTTCCACGCCCGTGGCCGTGGTCGTGCATCCCGCATTGAAAAGCCGTTCTCTCACCTCACGATCGTTGTTCGTGAAGTTGAGGAAAAAGGGGAGGCCGCATAA
- the rplC gene encoding 50S ribosomal protein L3, whose protein sequence is MRSGVIAQKVGMTRVYNDAGEHIPVTVLRLDNVQVVAQRTEDKNGYTAVQLGAGQSKVKNTTKALRGHFAAANVEPKAKLVEFRVSPENLIDIGATLTANHFQSGQLVDVTGTTIGKGFAGAMKRHNFGGGRASHGNSVSHRAHGSTGNNQDPGRVWKGKRMAGHMGQTRVTTQNLEVVSTDEDRGLILVKGAVPGSKGSWIIVRDAVKSAAK, encoded by the coding sequence ATGCGTTCAGGTGTGATTGCACAGAAAGTGGGTATGACACGCGTCTATAACGACGCAGGTGAACATATCCCTGTAACAGTATTGCGACTGGATAACGTACAAGTCGTTGCCCAGCGCACGGAAGACAAGAATGGCTATACCGCAGTTCAGCTCGGTGCCGGCCAGTCCAAGGTCAAGAACACGACGAAGGCACTTCGCGGTCATTTTGCCGCTGCCAATGTCGAACCGAAAGCCAAGCTCGTCGAGTTCCGGGTTTCCCCCGAGAACCTGATCGACATCGGTGCAACACTGACCGCAAATCATTTTCAGTCCGGCCAGCTGGTCGACGTCACTGGAACCACGATCGGTAAGGGCTTTGCCGGTGCTATGAAGCGTCACAACTTCGGTGGTGGTCGCGCTTCGCACGGTAACTCCGTATCGCACCGTGCACACGGTTCGACCGGTAACAACCAGGATCCGGGCCGCGTCTGGAAGGGCAAGCGCATGGCTGGTCATATGGGCCAGACGCGCGTTACGACCCAGAACCTCGAAGTCGTTTCGACCGATGAAGACCGTGGCCTCATCCTCGTGAAGGGTGCAGTTCCCGGCTCGAAGGGTTCCTGGATCATCGTCCGCGACGCCGTCAAGTCGGCTGCGAAGTAA
- the tuf gene encoding elongation factor Tu produces MAKSKFERNKPHVNIGTIGHVDHGKTSLTAAITKFFGEFKAYDQIDAAPEEKARGITISTAHVEYETPNRHYAHVDCPGHADYVKNMITGAAQMDGAILVCSAADGPMPQTREHILLARQVGVPAIVVFLNKVDQVDDAELLELVELEVRELLSSYDFPGDDIPIIKGSALAALEDSDKKIGEDAIRELMAAVDAYIPTPERPIDQPFLMPIEDVFSISGRGTVVTGRVERGIVKVGEEVEIVGIRPTSKTTVTGVEMFRKLLDQGQAGDNIGALVRGVTRDGVERGQILCKPGSVKPHKKFMAEAYILTKEEGGRHTPFFTNYRPQFYFRTTDVTGIVSLPEGTEMVMPGDNVTVEVELIVPIAMEEKLRFAIREGGRTVGAGIVASIVE; encoded by the coding sequence ATGGCAAAGAGCAAGTTTGAGCGCAATAAGCCGCACGTCAACATTGGCACGATCGGTCACGTTGACCATGGCAAGACGTCGCTGACCGCCGCGATCACGAAGTTCTTCGGCGAGTTCAAGGCGTATGACCAGATCGACGCCGCGCCTGAAGAAAAGGCACGTGGTATCACGATTTCGACGGCCCACGTTGAGTATGAGACGCCGAACCGTCACTACGCGCACGTTGACTGCCCCGGCCACGCCGACTACGTGAAGAACATGATCACCGGTGCTGCCCAGATGGACGGCGCGATCCTGGTTTGCTCGGCCGCTGACGGCCCGATGCCGCAGACCCGCGAGCACATCCTGCTTGCCCGTCAGGTTGGCGTTCCGGCAATCGTCGTGTTCCTCAACAAGGTCGACCAGGTTGACGACGCCGAGCTTCTCGAGCTCGTCGAGCTGGAAGTTCGCGAACTTCTGTCGTCCTACGACTTCCCGGGCGACGATATCCCGATCATCAAGGGTTCGGCTCTTGCCGCTCTTGAAGACAGCGACAAGAAGATCGGTGAAGACGCGATCCGCGAGCTGATGGCCGCTGTTGACGCCTACATCCCGACGCCTGAGCGTCCGATCGACCAGCCGTTCCTGATGCCGATCGAAGACGTGTTCTCGATCTCTGGCCGTGGTACGGTTGTGACGGGTCGCGTTGAGCGCGGTATCGTCAAGGTTGGTGAAGAAGTCGAAATCGTCGGCATTCGCCCGACCTCGAAGACGACGGTTACCGGCGTTGAAATGTTCCGCAAGCTGCTCGACCAGGGCCAGGCTGGCGACAACATCGGTGCGCTGGTTCGCGGCGTTACCCGTGACGGCGTTGAGCGTGGTCAGATCCTGTGCAAGCCGGGTTCGGTCAAGCCGCACAAGAAGTTCATGGCAGAAGCCTACATCCTGACGAAGGAAGAAGGCGGCCGTCATACGCCGTTCTTCACGAACTACCGTCCGCAGTTCTACTTCCGCACGACGGACGTGACCGGTATCGTTTCGCTGCCGGAAGGCACGGAAATGGTTATGCCTGGCGACAACGTCACGGTTGAAGTCGAGCTGATCGTTCCGATCGCGATGGAAGAAAAGCTGCGCTTCGCTATTCGCGAAGGCGGCCGTACCGTCGGCGCCGGCATCGTGGCTTCGATCGTCGAGTAA
- the rpsQ gene encoding 30S ribosomal protein S17, translating into MPKRILQGVVVSDKNEKTVVVRVERRFAHPLLQKTVRRSKKYKAHDENNQYKVGDVVSIEECAPISKDKRWTVVSAQA; encoded by the coding sequence ATGCCGAAACGCATTCTGCAGGGCGTCGTAGTGTCCGACAAGAACGAGAAGACTGTCGTTGTCCGCGTTGAGCGTCGATTCGCTCACCCGCTGCTTCAGAAGACCGTTCGCCGTTCGAAGAAGTACAAGGCGCACGACGAAAACAATCAGTATAAGGTCGGCGATGTCGTTTCCATCGAGGAATGCGCACCGATCTCCAAGGACAAGCGCTGGACGGTTGTATCCGCCCAGGCTTAA
- the rplB gene encoding 50S ribosomal protein L2: MALKSFNPTTPSQRQLVIVDRASLYKGKPVKALTQGLSSKGGRNNQGRITVRFQGGGHKRTYRLVDFKRRKFDVEGTVERLEYDPNRTAFIALVTYTDGEQAYILAPQRLAAGDKVIASDKAVDVKPGNTMPLQYIPVGSIIHNVEMKPGKGGQIARSAGTYVQLVGRDAGMAILRLNSGEQRLVHGSCLASIGAVSNSDHGNINDGKAGRSRWRGKRPHVRGVVMNPVDHPHGGGEGRTSGGRHPVTPWGKPTKGKRTRSNKSTDKFIMRSRHQRKK; encoded by the coding sequence ATGGCATTGAAAAGTTTCAATCCGACCACGCCGAGCCAGCGCCAGCTGGTTATCGTGGACCGCGCTTCGCTCTACAAGGGCAAGCCGGTAAAGGCTCTCACCCAGGGCCTCAGCTCCAAGGGTGGCCGCAACAACCAGGGCCGGATCACCGTCCGGTTCCAGGGTGGCGGTCACAAGCGGACCTATCGTCTGGTGGATTTCAAGCGTCGCAAGTTCGACGTTGAAGGCACCGTTGAGCGTCTGGAATACGACCCCAACCGCACCGCGTTCATCGCGCTGGTTACGTATACCGACGGCGAACAGGCTTACATTCTCGCGCCACAGCGTCTCGCTGCCGGTGACAAGGTGATCGCCTCCGACAAGGCAGTGGACGTGAAGCCCGGCAATACCATGCCGCTTCAGTACATTCCGGTCGGTTCGATCATCCACAACGTCGAGATGAAGCCGGGCAAGGGCGGTCAGATCGCCCGCTCCGCCGGTACGTATGTCCAGCTCGTCGGCCGCGATGCCGGTATGGCCATCCTGCGTCTCAACTCGGGCGAACAGCGTCTGGTGCATGGCTCGTGCCTTGCATCGATCGGCGCTGTTTCGAACTCGGATCACGGCAACATCAACGACGGCAAGGCTGGTCGTTCCCGTTGGCGTGGCAAGCGTCCGCACGTTCGCGGCGTCGTCATGAACCCGGTCGACCACCCGCACGGTGGTGGTGAAGGTCGCACGTCGGGTGGTCGCCACCCGGTTACTCCGTGGGGCAAGCCCACGAAGGGCAAGCGCACCCGTTCGAACAAGTCGACCGACAAGTTCATCATGCGCTCGCGCCATCAGCGTAAGAAGTAA
- the rpsS gene encoding 30S ribosomal protein S19, translating to MARSVWKGPFVDGYLLTKAEKVRESGRNEVIKIWSRRSTILPQFVGLTFGVYNGSKHVPVSVNEDMVGHKFGEFSPTRTYYGHGADKKAKRK from the coding sequence ATGGCTCGTTCAGTATGGAAAGGTCCGTTTGTTGACGGCTATCTTCTCACCAAGGCTGAGAAGGTGCGCGAGAGCGGACGTAACGAAGTAATCAAGATCTGGAGCCGTCGCTCCACGATCCTGCCGCAGTTCGTTGGTCTGACCTTCGGCGTTTATAACGGTAGCAAGCATGTGCCCGTCTCCGTCAACGAAGACATGGTCGGACACAAGTTCGGTGAATTCTCTCCGACCCGTACCTATTACGGTCACGGCGCGGACAAGAAGGCAAAGAGGAAGTAA
- the rpsJ gene encoding 30S ribosomal protein S10, with protein sequence MNGQNIRIRLKAFDHRILDASTREIVSTAKRTGASVRGPVPLPTRIEKFTVNRSPHVDKKSREQFEMRTHKRLLDIVDPTPQTVDALMKLDLAAGVDVEIKL encoded by the coding sequence ATGAACGGCCAGAATATCCGTATCCGCCTCAAGGCGTTCGATCACCGGATCCTCGATGCCTCTACCCGTGAAATCGTGTCGACCGCAAAGCGCACCGGCGCCAGCGTTCGCGGCCCGGTTCCGCTCCCCACCCGCATCGAAAAGTTTACCGTCAACCGCTCTCCTCACGTTGATAAGAAGAGCCGTGAACAGTTCGAAATGCGGACGCACAAGCGTCTTCTCGATATCGTTGACCCCACCCCGCAGACTGTCGATGCTCTGATGAAGCTCGACCTCGCTGCTGGCGTTGACGTGGAAATCAAGCTCTAA
- the rplP gene encoding 50S ribosomal protein L16 — MLQPKRTKYRKQFKGRIKGVAKGGFDLAFGEFGLKSQEPNRVNAREIEAARRAITRYMKRAGRVWIRVFPDVPVTAKPTEVRMGKGKGSVDYWACKVKPGRMMFEIDGVSEEIAREALRLGAAKLSVKTRFVQRIAE; from the coding sequence ATGTTGCAGCCAAAGCGTACTAAGTACCGTAAGCAGTTCAAGGGACGCATCAAGGGCGTCGCCAAGGGCGGCTTTGACCTGGCATTCGGTGAATTCGGCTTGAAGTCGCAGGAACCGAACCGCGTGAACGCACGCGAGATCGAAGCGGCCCGCCGCGCGATCACGCGTTACATGAAGCGCGCAGGTCGTGTGTGGATCCGCGTATTCCCTGACGTTCCGGTTACGGCAAAGCCGACCGAAGTTCGTATGGGTAAGGGCAAGGGTTCGGTCGATTACTGGGCATGCAAGGTCAAGCCCGGTCGTATGATGTTCGAGATCGACGGTGTGTCCGAGGAGATCGCCCGTGAGGCGCTTCGTCTCGGCGCTGCCAAGCTCTCGGTCAAGACGCGCTTCGTACAGCGCATCGCAGAGTAA